Proteins encoded in a region of the Mercenaria mercenaria strain notata chromosome 1, MADL_Memer_1, whole genome shotgun sequence genome:
- the LOC123542952 gene encoding uncharacterized protein LOC123542952, translated as MGNHGSKRCNRKTRGLKCRYGQAKDELSVSDDRLIPTERFKGTTPDSYDKLLAWMVEMAENDEADLTSSAVAHLTTMCADKPEQSTPPSASSALSVRQSSLEVPVPQHSLDSSGSSHNSDTSKCREDLSHPKTKFRRAMLSRQSTIDYSDDSDAHNEVFGNGSIESEMDNNFVSPDSFLINSIEETSFTNRPRPPLRKNQSCMTYRNYNANIADLLNVNSRKKSKSLMTMRKMLSETRNDEEMAPITEETVIKVLGDDMLDGNIADILYSVEALWPKPPK; from the exons ATGGGAAATCACGGAAGTAAACGTTGTAATCGCAAAACACGGGGACTCAAGTGTCGGTATGGTCAAGCGAAGGACGAACTGTCAG TTTCAGACGACCGACTCATTCCGACAGAAAGGTTTAAGGGAACCACACCGGACTCTTACGATAAGCTATTAGCTTGGATGGTCGAAATGGCTGAAAACGATGAAGCGGACCTAACCTCATCCGCAGTTGCGCATTTGACAACGATGTGTGCCGACAAACCTGAGCAAAGTACACCTCCTTCAGCTTCTTCAGCTCTATCAGTACGTCAGAGTTCTTTAGAGGTTCCAGTCCCTCAGCATTCTTTAGATTCTAGTGGTAGTTCTCATAACAGTGACACTTCAAAGTGCAGAGAAGACCTGTCACATCCTAAAACAAAATTCCGACGGGCAATGCTCAGTCGCCAAAGTACAATAGATTATTCTGACGATAGTGACGCCCACAATGAAGTATTTGGTAACGGCAGTATTGAGAGTGAAATGGATAATAACTTTGTAAGTCCAGACTCATTTTTGATAAATAGTATAGAAGAAACTTCTTTCACGAATCGACCTAGACCACCACTGCGTAAAAATCAAAGCTGTATGACATACCGAAATTACAATGCAAATATCGCAGACTTATTGAACGTAAACTCGCGCAAGAAGAGCAAAAGTTTAATGACAATGAGAAAGATGTTGTCAGAAACGAGAAATGACGAAGAAATGGCTCCAATTACTGAAGAGACAGTAATTAAAGTACTAGGTGATGACATGTTAGATGGAAATATTGCCGATATTCTTTATTCAGTGGAAGCGTTATGGCCAAAACCGCCAAAATAG